A region from the Achromobacter seleniivolatilans genome encodes:
- a CDS encoding helix-turn-helix transcriptional regulator: protein MSDSLSQPVTWMPHQPADRVLMALKTRGPQSVAVIARAMDLTAEAVRQQMTRLHADGLVDSESHSAGRGRPTQIWFLTEAGHGRFPDTHAEMTVQMIGAVRQVFGDEGVEKLIQVREAGMLNSYHQAMLGATDLGSRLERLAQVRSAEGYMAELRKDGDDFLFIENHCPICSAAKACMGFCRSELELFRNVLGENVQVDREEHILSGARRCAYRVRNHKRTPGA, encoded by the coding sequence ATGTCTGACAGCCTGTCCCAACCCGTCACCTGGATGCCCCACCAACCGGCGGATCGTGTGCTGATGGCCTTGAAGACGCGCGGCCCGCAATCCGTCGCCGTCATCGCCCGCGCCATGGACCTGACCGCCGAGGCGGTGCGCCAGCAAATGACGCGCCTGCACGCGGATGGATTGGTCGATTCCGAAAGCCACAGCGCGGGGCGGGGGCGGCCCACGCAAATCTGGTTTCTGACGGAAGCCGGCCATGGCCGGTTCCCGGATACCCATGCAGAAATGACGGTGCAGATGATAGGCGCCGTGCGTCAGGTGTTTGGCGACGAGGGGGTCGAAAAGCTGATCCAGGTTCGCGAGGCCGGCATGCTCAACAGCTACCATCAGGCGATGTTGGGGGCGACAGACCTGGGCAGCCGGCTTGAACGGTTGGCGCAGGTCCGTTCAGCCGAAGGTTATATGGCCGAACTGCGCAAGGACGGCGATGATTTTCTTTTTATTGAAAATCATTGCCCGATCTGTTCGGCGGCGAAAGCCTGTATGGGCTTTTGCCGAAGCGAGCTGGAACTGTTCCGCAACGTGTTGGGCGAAAACGTGCAAGTCGATCGCGAAGAACACATTTTGTCTGGAGCAAGACGCTGCGCGTACCGCGTTCGCAACCATAAGCGCACGCCCGGCGCCTGA
- a CDS encoding TetR/AcrR family transcriptional regulator — protein MSKIRLTREQSRDQTRQRLLDAAQSIFLSKGFVSASVEDIAELAGYTRGAFYSNFGSKSELFLQLLRRDHESVMADMRAIFEDGASREQMEARVLQYYSTHYRENDCFLLWMEAKLQAARDPDFRVGFTSCQRELREATTEYIRQFSAHVGTPLHLPAEQLAMGLLALSDGMQFSYAFDPQAVTSEMTEAVLAGFFRRVVFGDPKPE, from the coding sequence ATGTCAAAAATCCGCCTTACCCGAGAGCAAAGCCGTGATCAGACGCGTCAGCGCCTGCTCGACGCCGCGCAATCGATTTTTCTCAGCAAGGGATTTGTATCCGCCAGCGTCGAGGACATCGCCGAACTGGCGGGGTACACGCGCGGGGCGTTCTATTCGAACTTCGGCAGCAAGTCCGAGCTCTTCCTGCAATTGCTGCGGCGCGATCACGAAAGCGTGATGGCCGATATGCGCGCCATTTTCGAAGACGGTGCATCACGCGAGCAGATGGAAGCGCGCGTGTTGCAGTACTACAGCACGCACTACCGCGAAAACGACTGTTTTTTGCTGTGGATGGAAGCCAAGCTGCAAGCTGCCCGAGACCCGGATTTCCGGGTGGGATTCACGTCTTGCCAGCGCGAGTTGCGCGAGGCCACTACGGAATACATCCGCCAGTTTTCCGCCCACGTCGGCACGCCCTTGCATCTGCCGGCGGAACAACTGGCCATGGGCTTGCTGGCTTTGTCGGACGGCATGCAGTTCAGTTATGCCTTTGATCCGCAGGCCGTCACGTCTGAAATGACCGAAGCCGTCCTGGCCGGATTTTTTCGCCGCGTGGTGTTCGGCGATCCCAAGCCGGAGTAG
- a CDS encoding efflux transporter outer membrane subunit, whose translation MNQRYLPIRLRRGATVLLAALAMAGCAVGPDYQKPLAATVTLASPEQALFSNGQLQRDWWRQLQDAQLDRLVSLALDRNHDIRIAQARLAESRAVLDEKELDQLPAVTLDGRYERSLSQANAGTTGQRNLAQSYRAGFDATWELDLFGRLRRAAEGAAARSEAQAADLAQTRIVVAAEVARNYFELRGAEQRLQVARANLESQGDSLRVIQAMVSAGRGDEGDLASARAEWETVQASVPVQVTARRLALYRIAVLAGLRPVELGELDAGKPLTPLTARLPIGDVGALLSRRPDILAAERNMAAANADVGVATAELYPRIDLGGFLGFVALRGADFGTASSRAFSVASGVNWPAFHLPTALARKRGAQARSEGEVARYEQTVLRAVEELESALTEFGQTQQRLGNLAQAAAHSGRAAELAQLRYREGSAPYLTVLDAQRTLLRAQDAVAVAETESYTRLIALYKALGGGWEAPLAAPGSSAASAKPAAG comes from the coding sequence ATGAATCAACGTTATCTGCCTATCCGCTTGCGCCGCGGCGCCACGGTATTGTTGGCTGCACTGGCCATGGCCGGATGCGCCGTCGGGCCCGATTATCAGAAACCTTTGGCGGCGACGGTGACGCTGGCCAGCCCCGAGCAGGCGCTGTTTTCCAACGGCCAACTGCAACGCGACTGGTGGCGGCAATTGCAGGACGCGCAGTTGGACCGGCTGGTGAGTCTGGCGCTGGACCGCAACCACGACATTCGCATCGCACAGGCGCGGCTGGCTGAATCTCGCGCCGTGCTCGATGAAAAGGAACTGGACCAATTGCCCGCCGTGACGCTGGACGGCCGCTATGAGCGCAGCTTGTCGCAAGCCAACGCCGGGACAACCGGGCAACGCAATCTGGCACAAAGTTACCGGGCGGGGTTTGACGCCACTTGGGAGCTGGACCTGTTCGGCCGCTTGCGCCGAGCAGCCGAGGGGGCGGCGGCGCGCAGCGAAGCACAAGCCGCGGACTTGGCCCAAACCCGCATCGTGGTGGCGGCCGAGGTGGCGCGCAATTACTTTGAACTGCGCGGCGCTGAGCAACGCTTGCAAGTGGCGCGCGCCAATCTGGAGAGCCAAGGCGATAGCCTGCGCGTGATCCAGGCCATGGTGTCGGCCGGGCGCGGAGACGAGGGCGATCTGGCCAGTGCGCGCGCCGAATGGGAAACGGTGCAGGCCAGCGTGCCGGTTCAGGTAACGGCACGGCGGCTGGCGCTGTACCGGATCGCCGTGCTGGCCGGGCTGCGTCCGGTGGAACTAGGCGAACTGGATGCTGGAAAACCGCTCACGCCGTTGACGGCCCGGTTGCCTATTGGCGACGTGGGGGCGTTGTTGTCGCGCCGTCCGGACATTCTGGCCGCGGAGCGCAATATGGCGGCGGCCAATGCGGATGTGGGGGTGGCTACCGCCGAGTTGTACCCGCGTATCGATCTGGGGGGATTCCTGGGTTTTGTGGCCTTGCGGGGCGCTGATTTCGGCACGGCGTCCAGCCGGGCGTTCAGCGTGGCATCCGGGGTCAATTGGCCCGCGTTCCACTTGCCCACGGCGCTGGCGCGCAAGCGCGGTGCGCAGGCGCGTTCCGAGGGCGAGGTAGCGCGATACGAGCAGACCGTGCTGCGGGCGGTAGAGGAACTGGAATCGGCGTTGACCGAATTCGGCCAGACGCAACAGCGGTTGGGCAATCTGGCGCAGGCAGCGGCGCATAGCGGGCGGGCAGCGGAATTGGCGCAACTGCGCTACCGCGAAGGCAGCGCCCCTTATTTGACGGTGCTGGATGCGCAGCGTACGCTTTTGCGCGCCCAGGATGCCGTCGCGGTCGCCGAAACCGAGTCCTATACCCGCCTGATTGCGCTCTACAAGGCGCTGGGAGGCGGCTGGGAAGCGCCATTGGCGGCGCCTGGGTCTTCGGCCGCGTCCGCAAAACCTGCGGCCGGCTGA
- a CDS encoding VOC family protein, with translation MPLIDHLDHLVLTCTNPAATVDFYTRILGMRLETFGAGRQALRFGNQKINLHVRGQEFEPKAHLPVPGALDLCFIADRPLDDVIVHLKQAGAEIIEGPVPRTGATGKIRSVYLRDPDLNLIEISELLD, from the coding sequence ATGCCCTTGATCGACCACCTTGATCACCTGGTTCTGACCTGCACCAATCCCGCAGCCACCGTGGACTTCTACACCCGCATTCTGGGCATGCGTCTGGAAACCTTTGGCGCGGGCAGGCAGGCGCTGCGCTTTGGCAATCAGAAGATCAACCTGCACGTGCGCGGCCAGGAGTTCGAACCCAAGGCGCATCTGCCCGTGCCTGGCGCGCTGGACCTGTGTTTCATTGCGGACCGGCCGCTGGACGACGTGATCGTCCATCTCAAGCAGGCGGGCGCAGAAATTATTGAAGGCCCCGTGCCGCGCACAGGCGCCACGGGCAAGATCCGCTCGGTGTACCTGCGGGACCCCGATCTGAACCTGATCGAAATATCGGAGTTGCTGGACTGA
- a CDS encoding efflux RND transporter periplasmic adaptor subunit translates to MPSVTAQRWTRRLALPAALVLALAVSACGRKEAPAPAPRPVVAMPAQADERLPAWTLPGEVQARYNTPLSFRVGGKIIERQVRLGDNVTPGQIVAKLDPADATKNAAAARAALSAAQHQLDYARQQLDRDRAQARENLIAATQLEQTRNSYASALAQRDQAAQQAALSADQLKYTTLQADHAGVITAEQADTGQNVAAGTPVYQLAWAGDIDAICDVPESVLAGLAVGQRASVTLGPLPGQTFTAILREIAPAADPQSRTYRAKLTLESPSPEVRLGMTANISFDNRSANGLTTYTVPATALFHDGKDPAVWVVKPQEDTLELRRVQVLRYDARTVTLSQGLNAGERVVWQGVHTVAAGEKVRAVAPLHPEDFAS, encoded by the coding sequence CTGCCTTCCGTAACCGCCCAACGCTGGACGCGCCGCTTGGCGTTGCCCGCAGCGTTGGTATTGGCGCTGGCCGTTTCCGCCTGCGGCCGAAAAGAGGCCCCTGCGCCTGCGCCCCGGCCTGTTGTCGCCATGCCAGCCCAGGCTGACGAACGCCTGCCCGCCTGGACGCTGCCGGGTGAAGTGCAAGCACGCTACAACACCCCTCTGTCGTTCCGCGTGGGCGGCAAGATCATCGAACGTCAGGTCAGGCTGGGCGACAACGTCACACCCGGTCAGATTGTGGCAAAGCTGGACCCCGCCGACGCCACCAAAAATGCTGCGGCCGCCCGCGCGGCTTTGTCCGCCGCCCAGCATCAGCTGGACTATGCGCGCCAGCAACTGGACCGGGACCGCGCTCAAGCGCGCGAGAACCTGATCGCCGCCACTCAGCTGGAACAGACCCGCAATTCCTATGCCTCGGCGCTGGCGCAACGCGACCAGGCAGCCCAGCAAGCCGCGCTGTCCGCCGACCAATTGAAATACACCACGCTACAAGCCGACCACGCTGGCGTCATCACTGCCGAACAGGCCGACACCGGGCAGAACGTCGCGGCAGGCACGCCTGTCTACCAACTGGCCTGGGCCGGTGATATTGACGCCATCTGCGACGTGCCCGAAAGCGTGCTGGCCGGACTGGCTGTCGGCCAACGCGCCAGCGTCACGCTGGGCCCGCTGCCCGGGCAGACGTTCACCGCCATCTTGCGCGAAATTGCGCCTGCTGCCGATCCGCAAAGCCGCACCTACCGCGCCAAGCTGACGCTGGAATCGCCGTCGCCAGAAGTTCGGCTGGGCATGACCGCCAACATCAGCTTCGACAACCGCTCGGCCAATGGGCTGACCACCTATACCGTGCCGGCCACTGCGCTATTCCATGACGGCAAGGACCCCGCCGTCTGGGTGGTGAAGCCGCAAGAAGACACCCTTGAGCTGCGCCGCGTGCAAGTGCTGCGCTACGACGCCCGCACGGTAACGTTGTCGCAAGGCTTGAACGCTGGTGAACGCGTGGTGTGGCAAGGCGTGCATACCGTGGCCGCCGGTGAAAAGGTTCGCGCCGTGGCCCCGCTGCATCCCGAGGACTTTGCGTCATGA
- a CDS encoding efflux RND transporter periplasmic adaptor subunit, producing the protein MKVRTGALMAGAVTLAVALAGGGLYWKFGGAAQKGGWAMAPAKVAVAPAVLADFPMALSGIGSLEAVRQVQVPAEADGRIAQILFTPGEHVKAGQLLVLMNDAPEQGELARLQAQTRNARTLLDRTRRLLPQQAATREQLDQAQSDYEQAAADMKRVQALIEQKRVKAPFDGVLGVRRVNLGQFARAGDPLVSLTDASSIYANITLPEQALGALRAGQPVTLTVDAHAGRQFEGKVTTIEPQVDPGTRTVRVQATLANADGALAAGMFAHGRIGLPDRPNVITVPETAVSYSAYGDSVYVLTAPKTDQQGAGPTVRQAYVKTAERVRGRVVVIEGLEAGDQVVTSGQLRLHNGAAVEVTAQDTVALGSPQQTVAQAR; encoded by the coding sequence ATGAAGGTAAGAACAGGGGCGTTGATGGCGGGGGCCGTGACGCTGGCCGTGGCGCTGGCGGGCGGAGGGCTGTACTGGAAATTTGGCGGCGCGGCGCAAAAGGGCGGTTGGGCCATGGCGCCCGCCAAAGTTGCGGTAGCGCCTGCCGTACTGGCTGACTTTCCGATGGCATTGAGCGGTATCGGCTCCCTGGAAGCGGTGCGCCAGGTGCAGGTGCCCGCCGAAGCCGACGGCCGCATCGCGCAGATTTTGTTCACGCCGGGCGAGCACGTGAAGGCCGGCCAGTTGCTGGTGCTGATGAACGATGCCCCCGAACAGGGTGAATTGGCGCGTTTGCAGGCGCAGACGCGCAATGCGCGGACCTTGCTTGATCGCACCCGCCGCCTTTTGCCGCAACAGGCCGCCACGCGGGAACAACTGGATCAAGCCCAGTCGGACTACGAGCAGGCAGCGGCAGACATGAAGCGGGTACAGGCACTGATTGAGCAAAAGCGCGTCAAGGCGCCGTTTGATGGCGTGTTGGGCGTGCGCCGCGTGAACCTGGGCCAATTCGCCCGGGCCGGCGACCCGCTGGTGTCCCTGACCGACGCATCCAGCATCTACGCCAACATCACGTTGCCCGAACAGGCGCTGGGCGCATTGCGAGCGGGCCAGCCTGTGACCTTGACCGTGGACGCTCACGCCGGGCGTCAATTTGAAGGCAAGGTCACCACGATAGAGCCGCAGGTGGACCCCGGTACCCGCACCGTGCGCGTGCAGGCCACATTGGCCAATGCCGACGGCGCGTTGGCCGCAGGTATGTTCGCGCATGGCCGCATTGGCCTGCCTGACCGCCCCAACGTGATTACCGTTCCGGAAACCGCAGTCAGCTACAGCGCCTACGGCGATTCCGTTTATGTGCTGACGGCGCCCAAAACGGATCAGCAGGGCGCAGGCCCCACGGTGCGCCAGGCCTATGTCAAGACGGCCGAGCGCGTGCGCGGGCGGGTCGTGGTGATAGAAGGGTTGGAGGCAGGCGATCAGGTCGTGACGTCAGGCCAATTGCGTCTGCACAACGGCGCGGCTGTTGAAGTCACTGCCCAGGACACCGTGGCGCTGGGCAGTCCCCAGCAAACCGTGGCGCAAGCCCGGTAA
- a CDS encoding BCCT family transporter, whose amino-acid sequence MSSEPRPPTTINRPVFFSAALFTLLLVGFAIIAPKTAQNFFESLQGWILGNVSWFYILVVAIILLSVAFLAISRYGDIKLGPDHSEPDYRNFTWFAMLFSAGMGIGLMFFGVAEPVMHFMSPPVGEGGTAAAARESMKITFFHWGLHAWAIYAAVALTLAFFSFRHGLPLTLRSALYPLIGNRIHGPIGHAVDIFAIIGTVLGVATSLGLGVAQMNSGLNHLFGIPVGVTTQIILIIITCGLATLSVASGLDKGIRILSEANMVLAVILLLFVLIAGPTVFLFQTFVQNTGAYLSDIVNKTFNLYAYEPSDWIGGWTLFYWGWWIAWSPFVGLFIARISRGRTIREFVCGVLLVPAGFTLFWMTVFGDTAIHFILVDGVKGFSETVEADSSLALFAFLELLPWSNVVSVFAIAMVAVFFVTSADSGALVVDLLASGGADRTPVWQRIFWSLSMGAVAIALLLADGLTALQTATIASALPFSIILLLSLWGLFKALRLDATKRGIRYQSLTLSRPARGGQSWERRLRNMVMMPRRSHVLRFISDVVRPALDDVADELRRQGYAVAVREDETEGSVTLEVSHGDHLDFWYTVRPEAFVRPSLTPEEAADEEERKYFRAEVHLREGGQDYDIMGWSRDAVIGDILDQYERHRHYLHMVRP is encoded by the coding sequence ATGTCTTCAGAACCCCGACCACCTACTACGATCAATCGCCCGGTATTTTTCTCGGCGGCATTATTCACGCTGCTGCTCGTGGGTTTTGCGATCATCGCGCCCAAGACCGCCCAGAATTTTTTCGAATCGTTGCAAGGCTGGATACTCGGCAATGTCAGCTGGTTCTACATTCTGGTTGTGGCCATCATTTTGCTGTCCGTGGCGTTCCTGGCGATCAGCCGTTACGGCGACATCAAGCTAGGCCCCGATCACAGCGAACCCGATTACCGCAACTTTACGTGGTTCGCCATGCTGTTCTCGGCAGGCATGGGTATCGGCCTGATGTTCTTCGGCGTGGCCGAACCCGTCATGCACTTCATGTCGCCGCCGGTGGGTGAAGGCGGCACGGCGGCAGCGGCCCGCGAGTCCATGAAAATCACGTTCTTCCATTGGGGGCTGCACGCGTGGGCGATCTACGCGGCGGTGGCGTTGACGCTGGCGTTCTTCAGCTTTCGCCATGGTCTGCCATTGACGCTGCGCTCGGCGCTGTATCCGCTGATCGGCAATCGCATTCACGGCCCCATCGGCCACGCCGTCGACATCTTTGCCATTATCGGCACCGTGTTGGGCGTGGCGACCTCGCTGGGCCTGGGCGTGGCGCAGATGAACAGCGGATTGAATCATCTGTTCGGCATCCCCGTGGGCGTGACCACGCAGATCATCCTGATCATCATTACCTGCGGCCTGGCCACGCTGTCGGTCGCAAGCGGCCTGGACAAGGGCATTCGCATTTTGTCCGAAGCCAACATGGTGCTGGCGGTGATCCTGCTGTTGTTCGTGCTGATCGCAGGCCCGACCGTGTTTTTGTTCCAGACCTTTGTCCAGAATACTGGGGCCTACCTGTCGGACATCGTCAACAAGACCTTCAATCTGTATGCCTACGAGCCGAGCGACTGGATCGGCGGCTGGACACTGTTTTATTGGGGCTGGTGGATCGCCTGGTCGCCGTTTGTCGGGCTGTTCATTGCCCGCATCTCACGCGGGCGTACCATCCGGGAATTCGTCTGCGGCGTGCTGCTCGTGCCGGCGGGTTTTACCTTGTTCTGGATGACGGTATTTGGCGATACGGCGATTCACTTCATTCTGGTTGATGGGGTAAAGGGCTTTTCGGAAACGGTGGAGGCAGACAGTTCGCTGGCGCTCTTCGCGTTTCTTGAACTGCTGCCCTGGAGCAACGTGGTGTCGGTCTTCGCCATTGCGATGGTGGCCGTGTTCTTCGTGACATCGGCAGACTCGGGCGCATTGGTCGTGGATCTACTGGCCTCGGGCGGCGCTGACCGCACGCCGGTGTGGCAGCGCATTTTCTGGTCGCTGTCCATGGGCGCGGTGGCCATTGCGCTGCTGCTGGCCGACGGCTTGACCGCGTTGCAGACAGCCACGATTGCCAGCGCATTGCCGTTCTCGATCATCTTGCTGCTGTCGTTGTGGGGGCTGTTCAAGGCACTGAGACTGGACGCGACCAAACGCGGCATCCGTTATCAATCGCTGACCCTGTCACGGCCGGCGCGCGGCGGCCAATCCTGGGAGCGCCGCCTGCGCAACATGGTGATGATGCCGCGCCGCTCTCATGTGCTGCGCTTTATCAGTGATGTGGTGCGTCCGGCATTGGATGATGTGGCCGACGAGCTGCGCCGGCAGGGTTACGCGGTGGCCGTGCGCGAGGACGAAACCGAAGGCAGCGTCACCCTGGAGGTCTCGCATGGCGACCACCTGGACTTTTGGTATACCGTGCGGCCAGAAGCCTTTGTCCGCCCCAGCCTGACGCCGGAAGAGGCGGCAGACGAAGAAGAGCGCAAATACTTCCGCGCCGAAGTCCATCTGCGTGAGGGCGGGCAAGACTACGACATCATGGGCTGGAGCCGCGATGCGGTCATTGGCGACATCCTGGATCAATACGAACGCCATCGGCATTACCTGCACATGGTTCGACCCTAG
- a CDS encoding MexW/MexI family multidrug efflux RND transporter permease subunit: MKFTDLFVRRPVLALVVSTLILLLGIKALSGLPVRQYPLTESTTITVTTQYPGASPDLMQGFVTQPIAQSVATVEGIDYLSSSSTQGRSVITVRMKLNADSNKAMTEVMAKVNEVKYRLPQDVYDPVLVKSAGEATAVAYVGFSSNTLSLAELTDYLSRVVQPQLSSIDGVASVELSGGQKLAMRVWLDPNRMAARGISAGELAQALRDNNVQAAPGQAKGLYVVSNIQVNTDLINVAEFRDLVVKREGDAIVRLGDVATVELGAASTDSSGLMDGEPAVYFGLNATPVGNPLVIVKRLQELLPSIKQNLPPGTEVQLPFELARFISASIDGVRDTLLEAVAIVVVVIFLCLGSLRAVLIPVITIPLSMLGGAAIMALFGFSVNLLTLLAMVLAIGLVVDDAIVVVENVHRHIEEGKSPVRAALIGAREVAGPVIAMTITLAAVYAPIGLMGGLTGSLFKEFAFTLAGAVVVSGVIALTLSPVMSSFLLNSRVSEGWMARRAEHFFTRLGAAYGRVLDVSLHHRWVTGLIAVAVLISLPFLYNSAQRELAPVEDQSMVLTAIKSPQQANIDYVEKFGKKWDDVMKTLPEQNGRWLINGSDGVSNSIGGVSLVSWDQRERSAEQLQADVQTRMNQVEGSNIFAFQLPSLPGSTGGLPVQMVLMSAADYPVVYETMETLKQAARESGLFMVVDSDLDYNNPVVQLKVDRAKANSLGVTMKDVGETLAVLVGENYVNRFGMDGRSYDVIPQSLREQRISPESLAQFHVKSASGAQVPMSNIVTVSMGVEPNQLTQFNQLNAATFQAIPMPGVTMGDAVQFLSKQAQTLPAGFSYDWQSDARQFSQEGSALMVTFAFAIIVIYLVLAAQYESLRDPFIILVSVPMSICGALIPLALGMATINIYTQIGLVTLIGLISKHGILMVEFANEMQVSHGLDRRAAMEQAARIRLRPILMTTAAMVMGLIPLLFASGAGAHSRYSLGLVIVVGLLVGTLFTLFVLPTVYTVFARDHRAAHDTPRARELARAQAEDAQASA, encoded by the coding sequence ATGAAATTCACCGATCTTTTTGTGCGCCGCCCGGTGCTGGCCCTGGTGGTCAGCACCCTGATCCTGCTCTTGGGCATCAAGGCGTTAAGCGGACTGCCCGTGCGGCAGTATCCGCTGACCGAAAGCACCACCATCACCGTCACCACCCAGTATCCGGGCGCATCGCCCGATCTGATGCAAGGCTTTGTCACGCAACCCATCGCGCAATCGGTCGCGACGGTTGAAGGCATTGATTATCTGTCGTCGTCTTCCACCCAGGGCCGCAGCGTCATCACGGTGCGGATGAAATTGAACGCCGACTCCAACAAGGCCATGACCGAGGTGATGGCCAAGGTCAACGAGGTCAAGTACCGCCTGCCGCAAGACGTGTACGACCCGGTGCTGGTCAAGTCCGCCGGCGAGGCAACGGCTGTGGCTTACGTGGGCTTTTCCAGCAACACGTTGTCTTTGGCGGAGTTGACCGATTACCTGTCGCGCGTGGTGCAGCCGCAGCTGTCTTCGATTGACGGCGTGGCCAGCGTGGAACTCTCCGGCGGACAAAAGCTGGCCATGCGGGTCTGGCTGGACCCCAACCGGATGGCTGCTCGCGGCATTTCGGCGGGCGAACTCGCCCAGGCCCTGCGCGACAACAACGTGCAGGCGGCTCCCGGCCAGGCCAAGGGGCTGTATGTGGTGTCCAACATTCAGGTCAATACGGATCTGATCAACGTGGCGGAATTCCGCGACCTGGTGGTCAAGCGCGAAGGCGATGCCATCGTGCGGCTGGGCGATGTGGCCACGGTGGAACTGGGCGCGGCATCTACGGATTCCAGCGGCCTGATGGATGGAGAACCTGCGGTTTATTTCGGCTTGAACGCCACACCGGTGGGTAATCCGCTGGTCATCGTCAAGCGCCTGCAAGAACTTTTGCCCAGCATCAAGCAGAATCTGCCGCCGGGCACCGAGGTGCAGTTGCCGTTTGAACTGGCCCGCTTCATCAGCGCATCCATTGATGGAGTCAGAGACACGCTGTTGGAAGCCGTTGCGATCGTTGTGGTGGTGATCTTCTTGTGCCTGGGATCGCTGCGCGCCGTGCTGATTCCCGTCATCACGATACCGCTGTCCATGCTGGGCGGCGCGGCAATCATGGCGTTGTTCGGCTTCAGCGTGAATCTGCTGACCTTGCTGGCCATGGTGCTGGCTATCGGGTTGGTGGTGGACGACGCCATCGTGGTGGTCGAAAACGTGCACCGCCATATCGAAGAGGGTAAGTCCCCGGTGCGCGCGGCGCTGATCGGCGCGCGCGAAGTGGCTGGGCCGGTCATCGCCATGACGATCACGCTGGCTGCCGTGTACGCGCCCATCGGGTTGATGGGCGGACTGACAGGGTCGCTCTTCAAGGAGTTCGCGTTTACGCTGGCCGGCGCCGTTGTGGTGTCAGGCGTGATCGCATTGACGCTGTCGCCCGTCATGAGTTCGTTCCTGCTGAACAGTCGCGTCTCTGAAGGATGGATGGCGCGCCGGGCCGAGCATTTCTTTACACGCTTGGGCGCGGCCTATGGCCGGGTGCTTGATGTGTCGCTGCATCACCGCTGGGTGACCGGTCTGATCGCGGTTGCCGTTCTGATCAGTCTGCCGTTCCTGTACAACTCGGCGCAGCGCGAACTGGCGCCGGTCGAGGATCAGTCCATGGTGCTGACGGCAATCAAGTCGCCTCAGCAAGCCAATATCGACTACGTTGAAAAGTTCGGCAAGAAGTGGGACGACGTGATGAAGACGCTGCCCGAACAGAACGGCCGCTGGCTGATCAACGGTTCGGACGGCGTATCCAATAGCATTGGCGGCGTGAGCCTGGTGTCTTGGGACCAGCGGGAGCGTTCCGCCGAACAGCTTCAGGCCGACGTGCAAACGCGTATGAACCAAGTCGAAGGCAGCAACATCTTCGCCTTTCAACTGCCGTCCTTGCCAGGTTCTACAGGCGGGCTGCCCGTGCAGATGGTGCTGATGAGCGCGGCCGACTATCCCGTGGTCTACGAGACCATGGAGACCCTGAAGCAAGCCGCGCGCGAAAGCGGCCTGTTCATGGTCGTGGATAGCGACCTGGACTACAACAACCCCGTCGTGCAACTGAAGGTGGATCGCGCCAAGGCCAACAGCCTGGGCGTCACCATGAAGGATGTCGGCGAGACGCTGGCCGTGCTGGTTGGCGAAAACTATGTCAACCGCTTCGGCATGGATGGGCGGTCCTATGACGTTATTCCGCAAAGCCTGCGTGAGCAGCGCATCTCGCCCGAATCCCTGGCTCAGTTCCACGTCAAGAGCGCGAGCGGCGCGCAGGTGCCGATGTCCAACATTGTGACGGTGTCCATGGGCGTGGAACCGAATCAACTGACCCAGTTCAACCAATTGAACGCCGCCACCTTCCAGGCGATTCCGATGCCGGGCGTCACGATGGGCGACGCGGTGCAGTTCCTGTCCAAGCAGGCGCAAACGCTGCCGGCAGGCTTTAGCTACGACTGGCAATCCGATGCTCGCCAGTTCAGCCAGGAAGGTTCGGCGCTGATGGTCACGTTTGCCTTCGCCATTATCGTGATCTATCTGGTGCTGGCTGCGCAGTACGAAAGCCTGCGAGATCCCTTCATCATTCTGGTCAGCGTGCCGATGTCGATCTGCGGCGCTTTGATACCGCTGGCGCTGGGCATGGCAACGATCAATATCTACACCCAGATCGGTTTGGTGACGCTGATCGGATTGATCAGCAAACACGGCATCCTGATGGTGGAGTTCGCCAATGAGATGCAGGTCAGCCACGGTCTGGACAGGCGCGCCGCCATGGAACAGGCGGCCCGTATCCGCCTGCGCCCGATTTTGATGACAACCGCCGCCATGGTCATGGGCCTGATTCCGCTGTTGTTTGCCAGCGGCGCGGGCGCGCACAGCCGCTATAGCCTGGGCCTCGTCATTGTGGTGGGGTTGCTGGTGGGAACGCTGTTCACGCTGTTTGTGCTGCCCACGGTCTATACCGTGTTCGCCCGCGATCACCGGGCAGCCCACGACACGCCGCGCGCACGCGAGCTGGCGCGGGCGCAGGCTGAAGACGCCCAGGCGTCCGCGTAG